Proteins co-encoded in one Juglans regia cultivar Chandler chromosome 16, Walnut 2.0, whole genome shotgun sequence genomic window:
- the LOC118344813 gene encoding uncharacterized protein LOC118344813 encodes MVSEQGFTPAIDRILSDTENPFYRSMEDHSTNTENPNSNTPYLNFANPNNPYRVENGDNIALILVANLLTTDNYSTWSPTMRRALRAKNKLGFINGSISKPTDMDDLLFDAWERCNDMVVSWIQNSVSSDLKCSVAFVDDARVVWEELKDRFTQQNGPRIFQLKRSLANLRQDIYSISTYYGKLKTLWDEIAIYDPVPICTCGQLSILNDRYQRDCVIQFLMGLNDQYANSRD; translated from the coding sequence atggtatcagagcaggggTTTACTCCTGCTATTGATCGCATTCTTTCAGACACAGAAAACCCTTTCTACAGATCCATGGAAGACCATTCAACAAACACAGAAAACCCAAATTCAAACACACCTTATTTGAATTTCGCAAACCCAAACAATCCTTATAGAGTTGAAAATGGTGATAACATTGCTCTTATTCTTGTTGCTAACCTCCTTACAACAGACAATTATTCTACTTGGTCTCCAACAATGCGTCGAGCACTTAGAGCCAAGAATAAGCTGGGGTTCATTAATGGAAGTATTTCCAAACCAACTGATATGGATGACCTTCTTTTCGATGCATGGGAAAGATGCAATGACATGGTAGTATCATGGATTCAAAACTCAGTTAGCTCTGATTTAAAGTGCAGTGTGGCCTTTGTGGATGATGCACGAGTAGTCTGGGAAGAGTTGAAGGACCGTTTTACCCAACAGAATGGACCTCGAATTTTCCAGTTAAAGAGGAGTCTAGCAAACCTTCGACAGGATATATATTCTATAAGTACTTACTATGGTAAACTTAAAACCTTGTGGGATGAAATTGCTATTTATGACCCTGTTCCTATTTGCACTTGTGGGCAACTAAGCATTTTAAATGATAGATATCAACGTGATTGTGTCATACAGTTCCtcatgggcttgaatgaccaaTATGCTAACTCTAGAGACTAG